In one Brevibacterium sp. CBA3109 genomic region, the following are encoded:
- a CDS encoding TRAP transporter large permease, with product MNANTDHSAAALPPDVTTAANDATSPTTANTDSTSIGPTLFPSGSRRKRPGYLALSIGFGLVAICLAGLFTSPSAAVGGAWCIALMLVLLFLSVPVAIALSVPSLIGVYAVSGIPATMNILSTAPFSAVSDWTLSVLPMFIFMGMLLTQSGLSGKVYRVADHWFSWLPGGVGIGTTFAGAGLSAVTGSTIGMTYALGRAGIPEMLKAGYDKRMAVGTIMVAGMTGNLIPPSILMVIYAGIASVPVGPALMAGALPGILLAVCFAAFILVLGIIAPTLVGRGQSPATTRPTTTWRDRFSSLAGVWGFLIILIVLFGGMFSGIFTPTEAGAAAALCSVLLCLWEKRRDLPWQKVAQSALATVSATSAIFFIMIGATMLTSLLAITGLAPILTGFITGLGLSTVGFLLVLIVLYVIMGMFFDTMSMMLLTIPILLPTLETMGVSPLWFGVFVVLLGEFGMVTPPVGIIPYIVHSIVKDSDVNLGHSITLRDIFVSLLWFLPVAVVFLVLMIAVPGMTEWLPDFIERTSGGMLG from the coding sequence GTGAACGCCAATACCGACCACTCCGCCGCGGCCCTGCCCCCGGACGTCACTACAGCTGCCAATGACGCCACCAGCCCGACCACCGCCAACACCGACTCCACCAGCATCGGGCCCACCCTCTTCCCCTCCGGGTCCCGCCGGAAGCGGCCCGGCTACCTGGCACTGTCCATCGGGTTCGGGCTCGTCGCCATCTGCCTCGCAGGCCTGTTCACTAGCCCTTCGGCCGCCGTCGGGGGCGCCTGGTGCATCGCGTTGATGTTGGTGCTTCTGTTCCTGTCGGTGCCCGTGGCCATCGCCTTGTCCGTGCCCTCGCTCATCGGCGTCTACGCAGTCAGCGGCATCCCCGCGACCATGAACATCCTCTCGACGGCCCCCTTCAGTGCGGTCTCGGACTGGACGCTGAGCGTGCTGCCGATGTTCATCTTCATGGGCATGCTGCTCACCCAATCAGGGCTCTCCGGCAAGGTCTACCGGGTCGCCGACCACTGGTTTTCCTGGCTGCCCGGCGGCGTCGGCATCGGTACGACCTTCGCCGGAGCCGGACTCTCCGCAGTGACCGGTTCGACCATCGGGATGACCTACGCCCTCGGCCGAGCCGGCATCCCCGAGATGCTCAAGGCCGGCTACGACAAACGCATGGCCGTCGGGACCATCATGGTCGCGGGCATGACGGGCAACCTCATCCCACCCTCGATCCTCATGGTCATCTACGCCGGAATCGCCTCCGTGCCCGTGGGGCCCGCCCTCATGGCCGGTGCCCTACCCGGGATTCTGCTCGCCGTCTGCTTCGCTGCCTTCATCCTTGTCCTCGGCATCATCGCCCCGACACTCGTCGGCCGCGGCCAAAGCCCAGCCACTACCCGCCCCACGACAACCTGGCGCGACCGCTTCAGCTCGCTCGCCGGCGTCTGGGGTTTCCTCATCATCCTCATCGTGCTCTTCGGCGGTATGTTCTCCGGCATCTTCACCCCCACCGAGGCTGGTGCCGCGGCGGCCCTGTGCTCGGTTCTGCTGTGCCTGTGGGAGAAACGGCGTGACCTGCCGTGGCAGAAGGTCGCCCAGTCGGCGCTCGCCACCGTCTCGGCCACCTCGGCGATCTTCTTCATCATGATCGGCGCGACGATGCTCACCAGCCTGCTGGCCATCACCGGGCTCGCTCCCATCCTCACCGGATTCATCACCGGCCTGGGCCTGTCGACGGTGGGTTTCCTGCTCGTGCTCATCGTCCTCTACGTCATCATGGGCATGTTCTTCGACACCATGTCGATGATGCTGCTGACCATCCCGATCCTCCTGCCGACGCTCGAGACGATGGGGGTCAGCCCACTGTGGTTCGGGGTCTTCGTCGTCTTGCTCGGCGAGTTCGGCATGGTCACCCCACCGGTCGGCATCATCCCCTACATCGTTCACAGCATCGTCAAGGACTCCGACGTCAACCTCGGGCACTCCATCACGCTGCGTGACATCTTCGTCTCACTCCTGTGGTTCCTCCCCGTCGCAGTGGTCTTCCTCGTCCTCATGATCGCCGTGCCGGGAATGACCGAATGGCTCCCCGATTTCATCGAACGCACCAGCGGAGGAATGTTGGGCTGA
- a CDS encoding PD-(D/E)XK nuclease family protein, translated as MARLSTDMNDFVTMLLPGLSRSLGEQFNIFRVMHHGTHEKQLSNIFAWLLATDATHKLGDAFQRAFLARVNGQLRDDAQLPPSGYRVIQEVNTLGGEDIAGETGMDIADIVLSRSDAAVVIENYGTSDGHGHDYQRYLAHGATDGRATAVVLLCHRHEAHLQRDGWEQASIVTYADVLSDLQAHVERDGSWCRQHPDQLFFIRQMVQYFVKGPAAVDVDDQVSFIKAICETGESARYGYRPRDRVTREFAELVAEHARRQFEDSRTTLATVKDGLRRFARSVLVEQVNGAVNKGRIEKVVTKLVGQWEWCVELQRADAQPAIYLEFGPTAAVKNERVADPIHDPDYSRVFVSLRDEERGGTSRMVQTEVRLAEVIGGLSREDGRLRDAVLSLEV; from the coding sequence ATGGCCCGACTCTCAACGGACATGAACGATTTTGTCACGATGCTCCTACCTGGACTCTCTCGGAGTTTGGGCGAGCAGTTCAATATCTTTCGAGTGATGCACCATGGCACCCACGAAAAGCAGCTTTCGAATATTTTCGCCTGGCTGTTGGCCACCGATGCCACTCATAAGCTCGGAGATGCATTCCAGCGCGCTTTCCTCGCGAGAGTCAATGGCCAGTTACGGGACGACGCGCAGTTGCCGCCCAGTGGCTACCGCGTAATCCAGGAAGTCAACACTCTAGGGGGTGAGGACATCGCTGGCGAAACTGGCATGGATATCGCCGACATCGTTCTCTCGAGGTCTGATGCGGCGGTCGTCATTGAGAATTACGGTACCTCGGATGGACACGGCCATGACTACCAGCGGTATCTCGCCCACGGGGCCACCGACGGCAGGGCAACAGCCGTTGTTCTGCTCTGCCATCGCCACGAAGCCCACCTGCAACGAGACGGCTGGGAACAAGCCAGCATCGTGACCTATGCTGATGTTCTTTCCGACCTTCAGGCCCACGTTGAACGCGATGGGTCGTGGTGTCGGCAACATCCAGACCAGCTCTTCTTCATCCGACAGATGGTTCAATACTTCGTGAAAGGCCCAGCGGCAGTGGACGTCGACGATCAAGTTTCCTTCATCAAAGCCATATGCGAGACCGGCGAGTCTGCACGGTATGGGTATCGGCCACGGGACCGGGTAACGCGAGAGTTTGCAGAGCTAGTGGCCGAGCATGCCCGGCGACAATTCGAAGACAGCCGCACCACGCTGGCCACAGTGAAAGATGGGTTGCGGCGCTTCGCGCGGTCCGTCCTTGTGGAGCAAGTGAATGGTGCGGTCAATAAAGGGCGAATTGAGAAGGTCGTGACCAAGCTCGTCGGACAGTGGGAATGGTGCGTTGAACTGCAACGTGCTGATGCACAGCCAGCGATCTATCTTGAGTTCGGGCCCACCGCCGCCGTAAAGAACGAGCGAGTGGCAGACCCAATTCACGACCCTGACTATTCTCGGGTGTTCGTCTCGCTTCGAGACGAAGAGCGGGGCGGCACTAGTCGAATGGTGCAGACCGAGGTGAGACTTGCCGAGGTTATCGGTGGCCTTTCGCGAGAGGATGGTCGACTACGGGATGCCGTGCTGTCCTTAGAGGTATAA
- a CDS encoding ABC1 kinase family protein: MTILYSIGLGLINALIVGFLVRRMMFTGTGAARNIIVSLAIGLSIWPITLQAYRLLGVAEGGSYPTLDMSFPAIMIFLLLFAWFIVIQMFVLLAIELVMPTGSLTSLLRSAPKIPTWYRRFSRLAQIQKILIQFGLSRYLKPRIPTLRVSLREIASTTRDALAAAGVTFIKLGQFIATRGDMIPHEFVEEFSTLQAGVPPVPFAEVKEQLETQWGRPVAEVFAEFDEVPFAAASVAQVHRAVTWDGRVVAVKVQRPKIRKQVRADCDIVLTLAERLERSTDWASKVGIGKLARSFVDSLQGELDYRGELGHIEALRKADETGRSTSGTDSKVTIPRVYKEYSGEFVIVMDLIEGVPLSHATEVVDGLSELARNEIAQDLFLMVVRQVLGKGIFHADLHPGNIVISPAGRAGLVDFGAVGRIDKRDRRAIALLLMAFDSQNSQAATAAILDLLGTPSDVNLRELQREIGQILLKYGDGMPGSTSAALFGELIDFVVDFGFPMPVSVATAFRAISTLEGSITRLNPELNLLALVTQNGRGLLREVGGLGVDRQEAALYAAAVAPQIAELPGQLSRIAGHLQDGTLDVGTSGLNISTIKNLLKSTVEQFIQVIVSTALILGGVILMAANFGPQLAPELKLFTYFGAWVLLVGSVIAALVLAPALRQRMMWEGLG; encoded by the coding sequence GTGACGATCCTCTATTCCATCGGTTTGGGCCTCATCAACGCGCTCATCGTCGGGTTCCTCGTGCGGCGCATGATGTTCACCGGCACGGGGGCCGCCCGCAACATCATCGTCTCCCTGGCCATTGGTCTCTCCATCTGGCCGATCACCCTGCAGGCCTACCGGCTGCTGGGTGTCGCTGAAGGAGGCAGCTATCCGACGCTGGACATGAGCTTCCCGGCGATCATGATCTTCCTCCTCCTCTTCGCATGGTTCATCGTCATCCAGATGTTCGTCCTGCTCGCCATCGAACTCGTCATGCCCACCGGGTCGTTGACGTCATTGCTGCGCTCAGCGCCGAAGATTCCCACCTGGTACCGCCGGTTCAGTCGCCTGGCACAGATCCAGAAGATCCTCATCCAGTTCGGTCTCTCCCGCTACCTCAAACCGCGGATCCCCACGCTGCGGGTCTCCCTGCGAGAGATCGCATCGACAACTCGAGATGCGCTCGCGGCGGCCGGTGTCACCTTCATCAAGCTCGGACAGTTCATCGCCACCCGCGGTGACATGATTCCCCACGAATTCGTCGAAGAGTTCTCGACCCTGCAGGCCGGTGTTCCACCCGTGCCGTTCGCCGAGGTGAAGGAGCAGCTTGAGACCCAGTGGGGCAGGCCCGTCGCCGAGGTGTTTGCAGAGTTCGACGAAGTTCCCTTCGCCGCTGCTTCGGTTGCGCAGGTCCATCGCGCCGTGACCTGGGACGGCCGGGTCGTCGCCGTGAAGGTGCAACGACCGAAGATCCGCAAACAGGTGCGGGCCGACTGCGATATCGTCCTGACCTTGGCCGAACGACTCGAACGCTCCACCGACTGGGCAAGCAAGGTCGGTATTGGGAAGTTGGCCCGAAGCTTCGTCGACTCCCTCCAAGGTGAGCTCGACTATCGCGGCGAACTGGGCCATATCGAAGCTCTACGCAAGGCCGACGAGACCGGCCGTTCCACCTCGGGGACGGACTCGAAGGTGACCATTCCGCGGGTATACAAGGAGTATTCCGGCGAGTTCGTCATCGTCATGGATCTCATCGAGGGTGTTCCCCTCTCACACGCCACCGAGGTTGTCGACGGCCTTTCGGAGTTGGCCAGGAACGAGATCGCCCAGGACCTCTTCCTCATGGTCGTTCGCCAAGTGTTGGGCAAAGGAATCTTCCACGCCGACCTGCACCCGGGCAACATTGTCATCTCACCCGCTGGCAGAGCTGGTCTCGTCGACTTCGGCGCCGTGGGCCGGATCGACAAACGTGACCGACGGGCCATCGCACTGCTGCTCATGGCCTTCGATTCGCAGAACTCCCAGGCCGCGACGGCCGCAATCCTCGATCTCCTCGGCACTCCCAGCGACGTCAATCTGAGAGAGCTGCAGCGCGAGATCGGACAGATCCTGCTCAAATACGGGGATGGGATGCCAGGGTCGACCTCGGCGGCGTTGTTCGGTGAGCTCATCGACTTCGTCGTGGATTTCGGGTTCCCGATGCCGGTGTCGGTGGCGACGGCTTTCCGTGCCATCAGCACTCTGGAGGGTTCGATCACGAGGCTCAACCCCGAGCTCAATCTGCTGGCCCTGGTGACGCAGAATGGGCGCGGCCTTCTGCGCGAAGTCGGGGGACTGGGTGTCGACCGACAGGAGGCAGCACTCTACGCGGCCGCTGTGGCTCCACAGATCGCGGAGCTGCCCGGCCAACTCTCCCGGATTGCCGGGCATCTGCAGGACGGCACTCTTGATGTCGGTACAAGCGGGTTGAACATTTCAACGATCAAGAACCTGCTCAAGTCCACGGTCGAGCAGTTCATCCAGGTGATCGTGTCCACGGCTCTGATCCTGGGCGGGGTCATTCTCATGGCCGCGAATTTCGGGCCGCAGCTTGCCCCCGAACTCAAGCTCTTCACGTATTTCGGGGCATGGGTGCTGCTTGTCGGCAGCGTCATCGCCGCTCTGGTGTTGGCACCTGCGTTGCGGCAACGAATGATGTGGGAAGGGTTGGGCTAG
- a CDS encoding patatin family protein, whose product MTSPDQVTRPADTTRISDTALIFEGGGMRASLTSGMVVTLLNAGLAFDWVAGISAGASNAVNYLSGDARRARRSFVDFAADEQFGGLRYFARGQGMFNAEYIYQQAGGPDQALPFDWESFQSSTGDMRIIAFDAVTGDDVVWSRKDTPHIEDLMIRVRASSTMPGLMPPVHLGGHVYVDGAMGEGGGIALSQAQREGFEKFVIVLTQERSYRKVPQRFPAVYRSMFRRYPALGEALLTRWKRYNETRERIFALEAEGKAHVFAPERMPVDNGTRDLSRLAAAHRMGLSQSRRELPAMREFLGVDGTS is encoded by the coding sequence ATGACGAGCCCAGACCAGGTGACAAGACCGGCTGACACGACGCGCATCAGCGACACGGCCCTCATCTTCGAAGGCGGCGGCATGCGGGCGTCCCTGACAAGTGGAATGGTGGTCACGCTGCTGAACGCAGGCTTGGCCTTCGATTGGGTCGCCGGCATCAGCGCGGGGGCGTCGAACGCGGTGAACTATCTGTCCGGTGACGCACGTCGGGCCCGCCGGTCGTTCGTCGACTTCGCCGCCGACGAACAGTTCGGCGGTCTGCGTTACTTCGCTCGCGGACAGGGCATGTTCAACGCGGAGTACATCTATCAACAGGCTGGTGGCCCCGACCAAGCCTTGCCGTTTGATTGGGAGTCGTTCCAATCGAGTACCGGTGACATGCGGATCATTGCATTCGATGCGGTCACCGGTGATGATGTCGTGTGGTCACGAAAAGACACGCCACACATCGAAGACCTGATGATCCGTGTCCGTGCGTCCTCGACGATGCCTGGACTCATGCCCCCGGTTCACTTGGGCGGGCATGTGTACGTCGACGGGGCGATGGGTGAGGGCGGTGGAATCGCGCTGAGCCAGGCCCAGCGCGAAGGTTTTGAGAAGTTCGTCATCGTGCTCACCCAGGAGCGCTCGTACCGGAAGGTACCGCAGCGTTTCCCCGCGGTCTACCGCAGCATGTTCCGGCGGTACCCGGCGTTGGGCGAGGCGCTGCTGACTAGGTGGAAACGGTACAACGAAACACGCGAACGCATCTTCGCACTCGAAGCGGAAGGCAAGGCCCATGTCTTCGCCCCGGAGCGTATGCCGGTCGACAACGGTACCCGCGACCTCTCCCGCCTCGCCGCGGCGCACCGTATGGGGTTGTCCCAATCACGCCGTGAGTTGCCGGCGATGCGTGAGTTCCTCGGGGTCGACGGAACCTCATAA
- the dctP gene encoding TRAP transporter substrate-binding protein DctP — protein sequence MNRILSAAIRPTKTAAMFASLALLAGCAGSVGGSGTDSDTAAGEGFADDASQGEIDEALADLDPVTLKFQPSSMSEKSILAPNGLDVKKAIEERSGGKITVDIVWGQAIASYADVDDALADGRVDLAFTLPSYTPAEYPAFDAIGTAMSTLPSSPVASDLAANAAGVQAAWETPEVLAEFEDKDLVPLIPMLAAGGYSTMCSKPMTSLDDWKGKQLRVGSAAAGKQVTDLGATPVSLSFPETYEALQRGTVDCDLGQLAPNVEAGTFEVAPNIGVASDAGIARSAGAITAGKKYSELPLAYQQVVFDSMSTTFSTMMEVVIGAKAMAVEQAKDNDGSVEPFDDDVQKQMAKYAKTLSEKTAKTAGVPDAPSTLNTAANDWQKSVSELGLDDKGDFANLDEWYPKDVSYDDLGDELFDNVMAEHRPK from the coding sequence ATGAATCGCATCCTCTCGGCGGCAATCCGCCCCACGAAGACCGCAGCAATGTTCGCGTCGCTGGCGTTGCTCGCCGGATGTGCCGGATCCGTCGGCGGCAGCGGTACGGACTCGGACACCGCGGCAGGCGAGGGCTTCGCTGATGACGCTTCGCAGGGCGAGATCGATGAGGCACTAGCCGACCTTGACCCGGTGACGTTGAAGTTCCAGCCCTCGTCGATGTCGGAGAAGTCGATCCTCGCGCCGAACGGGCTCGATGTGAAGAAGGCGATCGAGGAACGCTCGGGCGGGAAGATCACCGTCGACATCGTGTGGGGTCAGGCGATCGCCAGCTACGCCGACGTCGATGATGCCCTGGCCGACGGACGCGTCGACCTCGCCTTCACTCTGCCGTCATACACCCCGGCCGAATACCCGGCCTTCGACGCGATCGGCACCGCCATGTCGACGCTGCCGTCCTCGCCGGTGGCCAGTGACCTCGCGGCGAATGCGGCCGGTGTTCAAGCGGCATGGGAGACGCCGGAAGTACTTGCCGAGTTCGAGGACAAGGACCTCGTTCCGCTCATCCCAATGCTCGCCGCCGGTGGGTATTCCACAATGTGCTCGAAGCCGATGACGTCACTCGATGACTGGAAGGGCAAGCAGTTGCGTGTCGGTTCGGCAGCTGCAGGCAAGCAGGTCACCGACCTCGGAGCCACCCCTGTTTCACTGTCGTTCCCTGAGACCTATGAGGCGCTGCAGCGTGGGACCGTCGACTGCGACCTCGGGCAGCTCGCCCCGAACGTCGAGGCCGGCACGTTCGAAGTCGCCCCGAACATCGGTGTGGCCTCCGACGCGGGAATCGCGCGTTCGGCCGGTGCGATCACTGCCGGGAAGAAGTACTCGGAACTGCCTCTTGCCTACCAGCAGGTCGTCTTCGATTCGATGTCCACAACCTTCAGCACCATGATGGAGGTAGTCATCGGTGCCAAGGCGATGGCTGTTGAGCAGGCGAAGGACAACGACGGTTCGGTCGAACCCTTCGACGATGACGTACAGAAGCAGATGGCGAAGTATGCCAAGACCCTGTCGGAGAAGACCGCGAAGACGGCTGGAGTACCAGATGCCCCATCGACGCTGAATACTGCGGCGAACGATTGGCAGAAGAGCGTGTCCGAACTTGGCCTTGACGACAAGGGCGACTTCGCCAACCTCGACGAGTGGTACCCGAAGGACGTCTCCTACGATGACCTCGGCGATGAGCTCTTTGACAACGTTATGGCCGAGCACCGTCCGAAGTGA
- a CDS encoding amidohydrolase, protein MNSPENIIYPAKTVRTLDPARPTAEAIMVRGSRIRAVGSLSELQAYGPSHIDDRYADSVIFPGMVEAHAHANSGGMWENTYIGFHPRKDPAGKVWPGCTSIDEVLERLREADAKLEAGEVLSAWGLDPIFFPGDRLDKRHLDSVSTTRPIFVSHQSGHLATVNSAMLTHEGIDRNCPVEGVVKGGDGEPNGELQEPPAMALITSASSLLGSPFNATALRNFAADACNHGVTTSADLGNPYIMTDVLEEHRSVIDDEAFPLRLSLFHLGGGMGAGGEPTTTAQKLSELATTGSDKMHLGGVKLFLDGSIQGFTARLQSPGYLPDDDNGVWLSSPEEFYTAFRAYHSAGATIHVHCNGDEATELYLDTVEQVLQEVPLWDHRHTVTHSQLTTPAQYRRMKALGMCANIFSNHIWYWGDQHRDLILGPDRAERMDAAATALRIGVPISLHCDTPVTPLDALATASYAAERATPSGKILGRHERIGVPEALDAVTLGAAYMLKLDHLVGSLEAGKFADFAILDRDPYECKPAELRDITVHGSVVAGRHFPAAG, encoded by the coding sequence ATGAACTCGCCCGAAAACATCATCTATCCGGCCAAGACAGTGAGGACTCTCGACCCAGCACGCCCCACCGCCGAGGCGATCATGGTGAGAGGCTCCCGGATCCGCGCCGTCGGCTCGCTCTCCGAGCTCCAGGCCTACGGGCCCTCACACATCGATGACCGTTATGCCGACTCCGTGATCTTCCCCGGAATGGTCGAAGCCCACGCTCACGCCAACAGCGGCGGGATGTGGGAGAACACCTACATCGGCTTCCACCCGAGGAAGGACCCCGCCGGTAAGGTCTGGCCCGGATGCACCAGCATCGACGAGGTGCTCGAACGTCTGCGCGAGGCCGATGCCAAGCTTGAGGCCGGCGAGGTCCTCAGCGCATGGGGGCTGGATCCGATCTTCTTCCCCGGAGACCGGCTCGACAAACGGCACCTCGACAGTGTCTCGACGACCCGCCCGATCTTCGTCAGCCACCAGAGCGGACATCTGGCCACGGTGAATTCGGCGATGCTCACCCACGAGGGAATCGACCGAAACTGCCCTGTCGAGGGAGTGGTCAAGGGCGGTGACGGAGAGCCCAACGGCGAACTTCAGGAACCACCGGCCATGGCCCTGATCACGAGCGCCTCGTCGCTCCTGGGTTCTCCTTTCAACGCCACCGCCCTGCGCAACTTCGCCGCAGACGCCTGCAACCACGGGGTGACCACCTCGGCGGACCTCGGCAATCCCTACATCATGACCGATGTGCTCGAAGAGCACCGCTCGGTCATCGATGACGAGGCCTTTCCCCTGCGATTGTCGCTGTTCCACCTCGGCGGCGGGATGGGCGCCGGCGGCGAGCCGACGACCACGGCGCAGAAACTGTCGGAGCTGGCCACGACCGGCAGCGACAAGATGCACCTCGGCGGGGTCAAGCTCTTCCTCGACGGGTCCATCCAAGGCTTCACCGCCCGGCTCCAGTCCCCCGGCTATCTGCCCGATGACGACAACGGCGTCTGGCTCTCTTCACCCGAGGAGTTCTATACGGCCTTCCGCGCCTACCATTCGGCGGGTGCGACGATCCACGTCCACTGCAACGGCGACGAGGCCACCGAACTCTATCTCGACACCGTGGAACAGGTGCTGCAGGAGGTTCCGCTCTGGGATCACCGGCATACGGTCACCCACAGTCAGCTGACCACCCCGGCTCAGTATCGGCGGATGAAGGCGCTGGGCATGTGCGCGAACATCTTTTCCAACCACATCTGGTACTGGGGCGACCAGCATCGCGATCTTATCCTCGGACCGGATCGGGCCGAGCGGATGGACGCCGCCGCCACAGCACTGCGCATCGGTGTGCCGATCTCACTGCACTGCGACACGCCCGTCACGCCTCTCGATGCGCTGGCCACGGCATCGTATGCGGCCGAGCGTGCCACCCCCAGCGGAAAGATCCTCGGTCGGCACGAGCGGATCGGCGTGCCCGAGGCTCTCGACGCGGTCACCCTCGGGGCCGCCTATATGCTCAAGCTCGATCACCTCGTCGGCTCTCTCGAAGCGGGGAAATTCGCGGATTTCGCAATCCTCGACCGGGACCCCTATGAATGCAAGCCCGCCGAGCTGCGCGACATCACCGTGCACGGATCCGTCGTAGCCGGCAGACACTTCCCTGCAGCAGGCTGA
- a CDS encoding SDR family NAD(P)-dependent oxidoreductase, with protein sequence MKLENETFIVTGGASGIGLGITRRLISEGGRVVAVDIDAAAGERLTEELGDKAHFVHGDVTDAQIATTSVAEALNVFGGLNGLVNNAHASRQKPFLELEQSDWELSFSTGFQATLNFMRAAHDELAKTKGSVVNFGSGAAMSGQVGQAAYAAAKEAIRGISRVTANEWAPEGIRVNVVSPLALTPGVEAWSKSQPAQYEETVAKTPLGRFGDPETDVAPIVAFLLSSDAQYMTGQTLMADGGTQKLY encoded by the coding sequence ATGAAACTGGAAAATGAGACTTTCATCGTCACCGGCGGCGCCTCAGGCATCGGCCTGGGCATCACTCGTCGTCTGATCTCGGAGGGCGGACGAGTGGTGGCCGTGGATATCGACGCGGCGGCGGGCGAGCGCCTCACCGAAGAGCTCGGCGACAAGGCGCACTTCGTCCACGGTGATGTCACCGATGCGCAGATCGCCACGACCTCAGTCGCCGAGGCACTCAACGTCTTCGGAGGCCTCAATGGTCTGGTCAACAATGCTCACGCTTCACGGCAGAAGCCGTTCTTGGAACTCGAGCAGTCGGACTGGGAGCTGTCCTTCTCAACAGGGTTCCAGGCGACATTGAATTTCATGCGAGCCGCTCATGATGAACTGGCCAAGACCAAAGGCTCCGTGGTGAATTTCGGCTCCGGTGCCGCCATGAGTGGGCAGGTCGGTCAGGCTGCGTATGCGGCAGCCAAGGAAGCCATCCGCGGCATCAGTCGTGTCACCGCCAACGAATGGGCTCCCGAGGGCATCCGGGTCAATGTGGTCTCCCCACTGGCACTGACTCCCGGGGTCGAGGCCTGGAGCAAGTCTCAGCCGGCCCAGTATGAGGAAACTGTCGCCAAAACTCCGCTGGGCCGCTTCGGAGACCCCGAGACCGACGTCGCTCCTATCGTCGCCTTCCTCCTGTCCTCCGACGCGCAGTACATGACCGGGCAGACGCTCATGGCCGACGGAGGCACCCAGAAGCTCTACTGA
- a CDS encoding CobW family GTP-binding protein, with translation MIELTVIGGYLGAGKTTVLNEILDRQDGERVAVIVNDFGTVNIDAEIIGTGDGRTWEIANGCICCDLSDGMAAAIESIRNTEPPVSAVYIEVSGVGQPEVVARWGSHPGFARGGSIVCADVTSLRRDVNRKWVGETVRSQLRGADRLLLTKTDLVGSEQIDEVVQWLDSQPDIDAEIVNRDQVLGGARTLRTCEPGANAAPPSGRSPTDLANSAPTSHPRAGHEIRDHSSWSITTTSAVDSAQLRRLVLDLPETFVRVKGILSDKRNPGQQMLVQFDGARFETEAFASTDGDDEDDPLRGEGSPDCGVGRLVLIATGDHTGTPEAVTTLAHALDGKVDD, from the coding sequence ATGATCGAGCTGACAGTGATCGGAGGCTACCTCGGGGCAGGCAAGACCACTGTGCTCAATGAGATTCTCGACCGTCAGGACGGCGAGCGCGTGGCTGTCATCGTCAATGACTTCGGTACCGTCAACATCGATGCCGAGATCATCGGCACCGGCGACGGCCGGACATGGGAGATCGCCAACGGATGCATCTGCTGCGACCTCTCGGACGGGATGGCCGCTGCGATCGAGAGCATCCGAAACACCGAGCCACCGGTCAGCGCCGTCTATATCGAAGTCAGCGGGGTCGGCCAACCCGAGGTCGTCGCCCGCTGGGGCTCTCATCCCGGGTTCGCACGTGGCGGATCCATCGTCTGCGCCGATGTCACATCCCTCCGCCGAGACGTCAACCGGAAATGGGTGGGCGAGACAGTCAGGTCCCAACTGCGCGGTGCCGACCGACTGCTGCTGACGAAGACCGACCTGGTCGGGTCGGAGCAGATCGACGAGGTCGTGCAGTGGCTGGACTCACAGCCCGACATCGACGCCGAGATCGTGAACCGTGACCAGGTCCTGGGTGGCGCGCGGACGCTGCGTACCTGCGAGCCAGGGGCGAACGCGGCTCCCCCGTCGGGGCGCTCGCCCACGGATCTCGCCAACAGCGCACCCACGTCTCATCCCCGTGCCGGTCACGAGATCCGCGACCACAGCTCCTGGTCGATCACGACCACCTCGGCGGTCGACTCGGCGCAATTACGCAGGCTCGTCCTCGACCTGCCCGAGACCTTCGTCCGCGTTAAGGGGATCCTGTCCGATAAGCGAAACCCCGGTCAGCAGATGCTCGTCCAATTCGACGGTGCGAGGTTTGAAACGGAGGCCTTCGCGTCGACGGACGGGGATGACGAGGACGATCCCCTCCGAGGCGAGGGCAGTCCGGACTGCGGCGTGGGTCGGTTGGTCCTCATCGCGACCGGTGACCATACCGGCACACCGGAAGCTGTGACCACGCTGGCCCATGCACTCGACGGCAAGGTCGACGACTAG